Proteins encoded together in one Cicer arietinum cultivar CDC Frontier isolate Library 1 chromosome 4, Cicar.CDCFrontier_v2.0, whole genome shotgun sequence window:
- the LOC140920111 gene encoding uncharacterized protein, with protein sequence MDRKWISANRLSKEYEIGVKEFVEFAVKNAKDPNRVVCPCLKCCFGKRVREDELEGHLVCNGIDQSYTCWIRHGEKKKGNINFENSSTYASTDFDTDTYEPDRVDEIAKAVEEDLRDCPKMFESLLSDAEKELYNGCTKFTRLSAILKLYNLKASNGWSDKSFTELLTLIKDMLPDDNELPSRTYEAKRILCSIGMSYERIHACPNDCILFRNEYELLKACPKCNVSRYKKKESTPAKVVWYFPIIPRFRRMYRSEEDSKHLTWHADERIRDGMFRHPADSPQWAKIDHEYPEFGIESRNLRLALSTDGMNPHGLQSISHSTWPVILVIYNLPPWLCMKRKFMMLSLLISGPKQPGNDIDVYLTPLIENLKSMWETGRK encoded by the coding sequence atggataggaaatggatttcagccaatcgattgtcaaaagagtatgaaattggagtgaaggagtttgttgagtttgcagtgaagaatgcaaaagatccaaatagagtagtttgtccttgtttaaaatgttgttttggaaaacgtgttagagaagatgaattagaaggacatctagtatgtaatggaattgatcaaagctacacatgttggataagacatggtgagaaaaaaaaaggaaacattaattttgagaatagttctacatatgcttcaactgatttcgatacagatacatatgagccggaccgagttgatgagattgcaaaagcagttgaagaagatcttcgagattgtcctaaaatgtttgaaagtttgttgagtgatgcagagaaagaattatataatggttgtactaaattcacaagactgtcagcgatattaaagttgtacaacttaaaagcgagtaatggatggtctgataaaagctttacggaattattaacactcataaaagatatgttgccagatgataatgaacttcccagtcgaacctacgaggctaaacggattttgtgttctattggaatgagttacgaaaggattcatgcgtgtcctaacgattgcattttatttcgaaacgaatatgaactacttaaggcgtgtccgaaatgcaatgtctctcgatataagaagaaagaatctactccagcaaaagtcgtgtggtattttcctataataccaagatttaggcgcatgtatcgcagtgaagaagattcaaaacacttgacatggcatgcagatgaaagaattagagatggaatgtttcgacaccctgcagattccccacaatgggcaaaaattgatcacgagtatcctgaattcgggatagagtcaagaaatctaagacttgcactttctactgatggaatgaatccacatggtcttcaaagcatctcacatagcacgtggcctgtgattttggtaatatataacctacctccatggttatgtatgaagcgtaagtttatgatgttgtctctgttaatttctggacccaaacaaccggggaatgatatcgacgtatacttgactcctctaatcgaaaatttaaaaagtatgtgggagacag